The proteins below are encoded in one region of Bombus terrestris chromosome 7, iyBomTerr1.2, whole genome shotgun sequence:
- the LOC100643364 gene encoding adenylate cyclase type 2 isoform X2 — MVSIENCVPDVVICSLVSALLCPLIAISFRSKIIARNTYLPVMLSCLIVVLLVVGDLAVPLYYTLLYNDDIPPIRPAYATHALLACYVFLPLTENLHAFVLGITATICYLAALLLITYRNTFDYSTKIITDTIYFACVNGLGLYFRFMNEIVIRRSFLDHRKCVESTLRLNYEKDQEEQLTRSILPQHIAAKIKKDFRDIFRFIEEHKKPPPKGRPHNDLCVETHNNVSILYADVVNFSGLTVTLPVRKLVETLNDLFGSFDEASERHNVLRIKFLGDCYYCVSGVPTPNSQHAKNCVDLGLDMIKIIKDVRAKVRRESGVDVNMRIGVHSGNIISGILGNNKWQYDVWSRDVVIANKMEQTGKPGKVHVTQQTLDLVNANEYDCVPVESLNDEVLKKYGIRSYLITPSTPDPPSTQNSENTLTVMTPSTPPVSNKHYVRFYVRSSVTNAASRSSRRLTATINNHVDMFAGSCRRRTHFMDSCLRDYHLMLKAADAEMENAIKKMPLTKWKQWCKWEEINPIFLTFQQWNWEIPFLKEPDPLFKFYIGSAVFVLIFMGLIYLVPTFSLSKWHLSTTISYATAILFLIALLPIAWMHFAWNRYKDPHDEHEGHIPHPRNKLLCFLYQTSIKVVWSAFLRTVLYLVITIMLATCAMFDMIFECKNVNELASNNITSSVLDPDGMKLDCVATPWQMTQTCSLAILTSFLFLRLHYILKLVIGIIVVIFYSWNVWVYRSNLFQSGERWNPYLEPRLAHILSIVFLAFSLHLIDRQAEYLSRLDYLWKRQLTKEQDEAFHTRNANKLLLRNILPEHVAEFYLNMNRTEENEPYHEAHNNVAVMFASLTDVSIDGSNTLADLNEIICEFDKLLFEPCYVCRIEKIKIAGTTYMAACGLEAGRRDSMRSTVSEENFNDNVVKVMAQFAAEMMAVLDKLKRKSFYTSKPYRLRIGISHGEVTAGVVGAQKPLYDIWGDAVNMASRMDTTGVPGKIQVTAETAAVLEQQDVKCHLRGETYVKPKGFVTTYFVGIDDNRQLQRADSIEETSL, encoded by the exons ATG GTCAGCATAGAGAATTGTGTGCCGGATGTGGTGATCTGCAGTCTGGTGAGCGCGCTACTATGCCCGCTAATCGCGATCTCGTTCAGGTCGAAAATTATCGCTAGGAACACCTATTTACCGGTCATGTTGTCCTGCTTGATCGTAGTGCTACTGGTAGTCGGTGACTTGGCCGTTCCCTTGTACTACACCCTCCTCTATAACGACGACATACCACCGATAAG aCCTGCGTACGCGACTCACGCGCTCCTGGCGTGTTACGTTTTCCTGCCTCTTACGGAGAATTTACACGCTTTCGTACTCGGGATCACGGCTACCATATGTTACCTAGCCGCTCTCTTGTTAATCACTTACAGAAACACATTCGATTATAGCACAAAG atcATTACAGACACTATATACTTTGCTTGCGTAAATGGTCTCGGTTTGTACTTCAGATTTATGAATGAAATTGTTATCAGACGATCGTTCCTAGATCACCGCAAATGTGTGGAATCGACACTGCGGTTGAATTATGAGAAAGATCAGGAA GAGCAACTTACGCGGAGTATATTGCCTCAACATATAGCTGCaaagataaagaaagatttTAGGGACATTTTTAGATTTATAGAAGAACATAAAAAACCTCCTCCCAAAGGACGTCCTCATAA tgattTATGCGTCGAAACGCACAACAACGTAAGCATTTTATATGCTGACGTGGTGAATTTTTCCGGACTAACCGTGACATTGCCCGTACGAAAATTAGTAGAGACATTGAACGATTTGTTCGGTAGTTTTGATGAGGCTTCCGAAAGGCATAATGTTCTACGTATCAAATTCTTAGGTGACTGTTACTATTGCGTAAGCGGGGTACCAACTCCGAATTCTCAGCATGCAAAGAACTGCGTAGATTTAg GCCTTGATATGATAAAGATCATCAAAGATGTGAGAGCAAAAGTACGTCGCGAGAGCGGTGTGGATGTAAATATGAGAATAGGAGTTCACTCGGGCAACATAATATCGGGAATCCTGGGTAACAACAAGTGGCAGTATGATGTCTGGTCACGCGACGTCGTTATAGCTAACAAAATGGAGCAAACAGGAAAACCCGGAAAGGTTCATGTTACACAGCAAACATTGGACCTCGTGAACGCTAACGAATACGATTGCGTTCCGGTGGAATCCTTGAATGACGAGGTTCTCAAGAAATACGGAATTCGAAGTTACTTGATAACACCTTCGACTCCAGACCCTCCGTCTACGCAG AACAGCGAGAACACCTTGACAGTCATGACTCCAAGCacccccccggtgtccaacaaGCATTACGTGAGATTCTACGTACGAAGCAGCGTTACTAACGCTGCCTCGAGAAGCAGTAGACGGCTTACTGCTACTATAAATAATCACGTTGATATGTTCGCCGGCTCTTGCAGACGACGTACACACTTTATGGACTCCTGTTTGCGAGATTATCATCTGATGCTCAAAGCCGCAGATGCGGAGATGGAGAATGCTATTAAGAAAATGCCTCTCACCAAGTGGAA GCAATGGTGCAAATGGGAAGAGATAAAtccaatatttttaacatttcaacAATGGAATTGGGAGATACCGTTTCTGAAAGAACCAGACCcacttttcaaattttatatcggTTCCGCTGTTTTCGTTCTGATTTTTATGGGACTCATTTACCTGGTGCCTACATTTTCGCTTTCTAA GTGGCATTTGAGCACAACGATTAGTTACGCGACGGCGATATTATTTTTGATTGCTTTACTGCCGATAGCTTGGATGCACTTCGCTTGGAACCGATATAAGGACCCACATGATGAACATGAAGGACATATACCGCATCCTCGCAATAAATTATTGTGTTTTCTATATCAAACTAGCATAAAG GTTGTTTGGAGTGCATTCCTCAGGACAGTGCTATACTTGGTAATAACGATAATGCTAGCAACGTGCGCTATGTTTGACATGATT TTTGAATGCAAAAATGTGAATGAGCTTGCAAGTAATAATATAACATCCAGCGTGTTGGATCCTGATGGTATGAAACTTGATTGCGTGGCTACACCTTGG CAAATGACGCAAACTTGCTCCTTGGCAATTCTGACAAGCTTTCTGTTTTTGAGACTCCATTATATCCTAAAGTTAGTAATAGGCATCAtagtagtaatattttattcgtggAATGTTTGGGTGTATCGTTCAAATTTATTTCAG TCAGGCGAAAGATGGAATCCATATTTAGAACCAAGACTGGCTCACATTTTAAGCATAGTTTTCCTTGCCTTTTCGTTGCATCTCATAGATCGTCAG GCAGAATATCTGAGCAGATTGGACTACTTATGGAAACGTCAATTGACCAAGGAACAAGATGAAGCATTCCATACGAGGAACGCTAATAAACTTCTACTCCGTAATATTTTACCAGAACATGTTG CGGAGTTCTATTTGAACATGAACAGAACAGAAGAAAACGAGCCCTATCACGAAGCTCATAATAACGTGGCCGTCATGTTTGCTTCATTAACGGATGTATCCATTGATGGAAGTAATACTCTGGCAGATCTAAATGAGATCATATGTGAATTtgacaaattattatttgagCCATGCTATGTTTGTCGAATTGAAAAAATCAAAATTGCTG GTACCACCTATATGGCAGCTTGTGGATTAGAAGCCGGTCGACGAGATTCGATGCGTAGCACAGTAAGCGAGGAAAATTTCAACGACAATGTGGTAAAAGTTATGGCTCAGTTCGCAGCCGAGATGATGGCAGTACTAGATAAATTGAAGAGGAAATCTTTTTACACATCGAAACCTTATAG ATTAAGAATTGGAATATCACATGGCGAAGTAACAGCAGGAGTAGTAGGCGCTCAAAAGCCATTGTATGATATCTGGGGTGATGCTGTGAACATGGCATCGAGAATGGATACGACAGGTGTTCCAGGAAAAATACAG GTTACGGCAGAGACTGCAGCTGTTCTTGAACAGCAAGATGTTAAGTGTCACCTTCGAGGAGAAACGTATGTCAAACCGAAAGGATTCGTTACAACATACTTTGTTGGTATCGACGATAACCGACAACTTCAAAGAGCGGATTCTATCGAGGAGACTAGTCTGTGA
- the LOC100643364 gene encoding adenylate cyclase type 2 isoform X3, producing MNEIVIRRSFLDHRKCVESTLRLNYEKDQEEQLTRSILPQHIAAKIKKDFRDIFRFIEEHKKPPPKGRPHNDLCVETHNNVSILYADVVNFSGLTVTLPVRKLVETLNDLFGSFDEASERHNVLRIKFLGDCYYCVSGVPTPNSQHAKNCVDLGLDMIKIIKDVRAKVRRESGVDVNMRIGVHSGNIISGILGNNKWQYDVWSRDVVIANKMEQTGKPGKVHVTQQTLDLVNANEYDCVPVESLNDEVLKKYGIRSYLITPSTPDPPSTQNSENTLTVMTPSTPPVSNKHYVRFYVRSSVTNAASRSSRRLTATINNHVDMFAGSCRRRTHFMDSCLRDYHLMLKAADAEMENAIKKMPLTKWKQWCKWEEINPIFLTFQQWNWEIPFLKEPDPLFKFYIGSAVFVLIFMGLIYLVPTFSLSKWHLSTTISYATAILFLIALLPIAWMHFAWNRYKDPHDEHEGHIPHPRNKLLCFLYQTSIKVVWSAFLRTVLYLVITIMLATCAMFDMIFECKNVNELASNNITSSVLDPDGMKLDCVATPWQMTQTCSLAILTSFLFLRLHYILKLVIGIIVVIFYSWNVWVYRSNLFQSGERWNPYLEPRLAHILSIVFLAFSLHLIDRQAEYLSRLDYLWKRQLTKEQDEAFHTRNANKLLLRNILPEHVAEFYLNMNRTEENEPYHEAHNNVAVMFASLTDVSIDGSNTLADLNEIICEFDKLLFEPCYVCRIEKIKIAGTTYMAACGLEAGRRDSMRSTVSEENFNDNVVKVMAQFAAEMMAVLDKLKRKSFYTSKPYRLRIGISHGEVTAGVVGAQKPLYDIWGDAVNMASRMDTTGVPGKIQVTAETAAVLEQQDVKCHLRGETYVKPKGFVTTYFVGIDDNRQLQRADSIEETSL from the exons ATGAATGAAATTGTTATCAGACGATCGTTCCTAGATCACCGCAAATGTGTGGAATCGACACTGCGGTTGAATTATGAGAAAGATCAGGAA GAGCAACTTACGCGGAGTATATTGCCTCAACATATAGCTGCaaagataaagaaagatttTAGGGACATTTTTAGATTTATAGAAGAACATAAAAAACCTCCTCCCAAAGGACGTCCTCATAA tgattTATGCGTCGAAACGCACAACAACGTAAGCATTTTATATGCTGACGTGGTGAATTTTTCCGGACTAACCGTGACATTGCCCGTACGAAAATTAGTAGAGACATTGAACGATTTGTTCGGTAGTTTTGATGAGGCTTCCGAAAGGCATAATGTTCTACGTATCAAATTCTTAGGTGACTGTTACTATTGCGTAAGCGGGGTACCAACTCCGAATTCTCAGCATGCAAAGAACTGCGTAGATTTAg GCCTTGATATGATAAAGATCATCAAAGATGTGAGAGCAAAAGTACGTCGCGAGAGCGGTGTGGATGTAAATATGAGAATAGGAGTTCACTCGGGCAACATAATATCGGGAATCCTGGGTAACAACAAGTGGCAGTATGATGTCTGGTCACGCGACGTCGTTATAGCTAACAAAATGGAGCAAACAGGAAAACCCGGAAAGGTTCATGTTACACAGCAAACATTGGACCTCGTGAACGCTAACGAATACGATTGCGTTCCGGTGGAATCCTTGAATGACGAGGTTCTCAAGAAATACGGAATTCGAAGTTACTTGATAACACCTTCGACTCCAGACCCTCCGTCTACGCAG AACAGCGAGAACACCTTGACAGTCATGACTCCAAGCacccccccggtgtccaacaaGCATTACGTGAGATTCTACGTACGAAGCAGCGTTACTAACGCTGCCTCGAGAAGCAGTAGACGGCTTACTGCTACTATAAATAATCACGTTGATATGTTCGCCGGCTCTTGCAGACGACGTACACACTTTATGGACTCCTGTTTGCGAGATTATCATCTGATGCTCAAAGCCGCAGATGCGGAGATGGAGAATGCTATTAAGAAAATGCCTCTCACCAAGTGGAA GCAATGGTGCAAATGGGAAGAGATAAAtccaatatttttaacatttcaacAATGGAATTGGGAGATACCGTTTCTGAAAGAACCAGACCcacttttcaaattttatatcggTTCCGCTGTTTTCGTTCTGATTTTTATGGGACTCATTTACCTGGTGCCTACATTTTCGCTTTCTAA GTGGCATTTGAGCACAACGATTAGTTACGCGACGGCGATATTATTTTTGATTGCTTTACTGCCGATAGCTTGGATGCACTTCGCTTGGAACCGATATAAGGACCCACATGATGAACATGAAGGACATATACCGCATCCTCGCAATAAATTATTGTGTTTTCTATATCAAACTAGCATAAAG GTTGTTTGGAGTGCATTCCTCAGGACAGTGCTATACTTGGTAATAACGATAATGCTAGCAACGTGCGCTATGTTTGACATGATT TTTGAATGCAAAAATGTGAATGAGCTTGCAAGTAATAATATAACATCCAGCGTGTTGGATCCTGATGGTATGAAACTTGATTGCGTGGCTACACCTTGG CAAATGACGCAAACTTGCTCCTTGGCAATTCTGACAAGCTTTCTGTTTTTGAGACTCCATTATATCCTAAAGTTAGTAATAGGCATCAtagtagtaatattttattcgtggAATGTTTGGGTGTATCGTTCAAATTTATTTCAG TCAGGCGAAAGATGGAATCCATATTTAGAACCAAGACTGGCTCACATTTTAAGCATAGTTTTCCTTGCCTTTTCGTTGCATCTCATAGATCGTCAG GCAGAATATCTGAGCAGATTGGACTACTTATGGAAACGTCAATTGACCAAGGAACAAGATGAAGCATTCCATACGAGGAACGCTAATAAACTTCTACTCCGTAATATTTTACCAGAACATGTTG CGGAGTTCTATTTGAACATGAACAGAACAGAAGAAAACGAGCCCTATCACGAAGCTCATAATAACGTGGCCGTCATGTTTGCTTCATTAACGGATGTATCCATTGATGGAAGTAATACTCTGGCAGATCTAAATGAGATCATATGTGAATTtgacaaattattatttgagCCATGCTATGTTTGTCGAATTGAAAAAATCAAAATTGCTG GTACCACCTATATGGCAGCTTGTGGATTAGAAGCCGGTCGACGAGATTCGATGCGTAGCACAGTAAGCGAGGAAAATTTCAACGACAATGTGGTAAAAGTTATGGCTCAGTTCGCAGCCGAGATGATGGCAGTACTAGATAAATTGAAGAGGAAATCTTTTTACACATCGAAACCTTATAG ATTAAGAATTGGAATATCACATGGCGAAGTAACAGCAGGAGTAGTAGGCGCTCAAAAGCCATTGTATGATATCTGGGGTGATGCTGTGAACATGGCATCGAGAATGGATACGACAGGTGTTCCAGGAAAAATACAG GTTACGGCAGAGACTGCAGCTGTTCTTGAACAGCAAGATGTTAAGTGTCACCTTCGAGGAGAAACGTATGTCAAACCGAAAGGATTCGTTACAACATACTTTGTTGGTATCGACGATAACCGACAACTTCAAAGAGCGGATTCTATCGAGGAGACTAGTCTGTGA
- the LOC100648943 gene encoding syntaxin-7, with amino-acid sequence MDIGFSSYHNGGPAREQDFGRLSQTIGTSILKISQNVSSMQKMVNQLGSSTDSQELRNQLHQIQHYTQQLAKDTSVHLRDLAILANNSGSTSPGEQRQRKMQRERLQDEFTSALNSFQAVQRLAASKEKEMVRKAKASAGITPFGEKKQETLIELQDSRTQKQIQQQQLKEEQNLRMLEEQEASIRQLENNISDINQIFKDLGALVYDQREVIDSIEASVERTEVSVHEASSHVRQATMYKNKLRKKKCILVLIGAVVLSILIGIIAWQSS; translated from the exons ATGGATATTGGCTTTTCGTCATACCACAATGGTGGACCCGCAAGGGAACAAGACTTTGGCAGATTATCACAGACAATTGGAACGTCAATTTTGAAGATATCTCAAAATG TATCTTCCATGCAAAAGATGGTTAATCAATTGGGTAGCTCTACAGATTCTCAAGAGTTACGGAATCAATT GCATcaaatacaacattatacgcaaCAGCTGGCAAAAGATACTAGTGTGCATCTTAGAGACTTGGCTATATTGGCTAATAATTCAGGATCTACCAGTCCTGGTGAACAGAGACAGCGTAAAATGCAAAGGGAACGTTTGCAAGATGAATTTACAAGTGCATTAAATTCTTTCCAA GCAGTGCAAAGGCTTGCAGCCTCTAAAGAGAAGGAAATGGttagaaaagcaaaagcaagtGCAGGTATTACTCCATTTGGAGAAAAGAAACAAGAGACATTAATAGAGTTACAAGATAGCAGAACTCAGAAGCAAATACAGCAACAGCAGTTAAAAGAGGAACAAAACTTGCGAATGTTGGAAGAACAAGAAGCAAGTATAAGACAGTTGGAG aATAATATTAGTGACAtcaatcaaattttcaaagatcttGGTGCTTTAGTATATGATCAAAGAGAAGTCATTGATTCTATAGAGGCTTCTGTTGAAAGAACAGAAGTATCTGTCCATGAAGCTTCTTCACATGTAAGACAAGCAactatgtataaaaataaactgCGCAAGAAAAAATGCATACTCGTTCTTATTGGAGCAGTCGTGCTGTCTATACTAATCGGAATCATTGCTTGGCAAAGCTCTTAA
- the LOC100651328 gene encoding uncharacterized protein CG1161: MLKHIFGVTTIVLICLSGSEAQYDDKRCKCICPSLPSVINTTQSSSERKTYIINVPPSECKCENVVLSKVGDQLKGKEEIFCSRCDCKYENRNTTIIKIVVILVIWVISLLVIYMLFLICLDPLLNKRIHKASTNIGYHEHNNEDDDSSTAPGTFHAMGERGNVLNRVGHQQDKWKRQVREQRRNIYDRHTMLN; encoded by the exons atgttgAAGCACATTTTTGGTGTAACTACGATTGTATTAATATGTTTGTCAGGATCTGAG GCGCAGTATGATGATAAACGGTGCAAATGCATTTGTCCTAGTCTTCCATCCGTTATAAATACAACACAATCGTCGTCAGAACGAAaaacatatattataaatgttCCACCGTCTGAATG TAAATGTGAAAATGTTGTATTGTCAAAAGTGGGAGATCAGTTGAAAGGTAAAGAAGAAATTTTTTGTTCACGATGTGATTGTAAATATGAAAACAGGAATACTACCATTATCAAA ATAGTAGTGATACTTGTTATTTGGGTTATATCTCTGTTAGTAATTTATATGTTGTTTTTGATTTGCCTGGATCCATtgttaaataaaagaattcatAAAGCTTCAACAAATATTGGCTATCATGAACACAATAATGAAGAT gATGATTCTTCAACTGCTCCTGGAACATTTCATGCCATGGGCGAAAGAGGTAATGTTTTAAATCGTGTTGGTCATCAACAAGATAAATGGAAACGTCAAGTTCGTGAGCAGAGACGTAACATTTACGATCGGCATACTATGCTTAATTAA
- the LOC100643364 gene encoding adenylate cyclase type 2 isoform X1, which yields MDVGLVTRASLNSLHMGDGRIVSPNSLDEWTCSSLRKQFKYKGLEKLFTVYQRRIQYGYLSLFVLLQLALGITYCLILVTMVSIENCVPDVVICSLVSALLCPLIAISFRSKIIARNTYLPVMLSCLIVVLLVVGDLAVPLYYTLLYNDDIPPIRPAYATHALLACYVFLPLTENLHAFVLGITATICYLAALLLITYRNTFDYSTKIITDTIYFACVNGLGLYFRFMNEIVIRRSFLDHRKCVESTLRLNYEKDQEEQLTRSILPQHIAAKIKKDFRDIFRFIEEHKKPPPKGRPHNDLCVETHNNVSILYADVVNFSGLTVTLPVRKLVETLNDLFGSFDEASERHNVLRIKFLGDCYYCVSGVPTPNSQHAKNCVDLGLDMIKIIKDVRAKVRRESGVDVNMRIGVHSGNIISGILGNNKWQYDVWSRDVVIANKMEQTGKPGKVHVTQQTLDLVNANEYDCVPVESLNDEVLKKYGIRSYLITPSTPDPPSTQNSENTLTVMTPSTPPVSNKHYVRFYVRSSVTNAASRSSRRLTATINNHVDMFAGSCRRRTHFMDSCLRDYHLMLKAADAEMENAIKKMPLTKWKQWCKWEEINPIFLTFQQWNWEIPFLKEPDPLFKFYIGSAVFVLIFMGLIYLVPTFSLSKWHLSTTISYATAILFLIALLPIAWMHFAWNRYKDPHDEHEGHIPHPRNKLLCFLYQTSIKVVWSAFLRTVLYLVITIMLATCAMFDMIFECKNVNELASNNITSSVLDPDGMKLDCVATPWQMTQTCSLAILTSFLFLRLHYILKLVIGIIVVIFYSWNVWVYRSNLFQSGERWNPYLEPRLAHILSIVFLAFSLHLIDRQAEYLSRLDYLWKRQLTKEQDEAFHTRNANKLLLRNILPEHVAEFYLNMNRTEENEPYHEAHNNVAVMFASLTDVSIDGSNTLADLNEIICEFDKLLFEPCYVCRIEKIKIAGTTYMAACGLEAGRRDSMRSTVSEENFNDNVVKVMAQFAAEMMAVLDKLKRKSFYTSKPYRLRIGISHGEVTAGVVGAQKPLYDIWGDAVNMASRMDTTGVPGKIQVTAETAAVLEQQDVKCHLRGETYVKPKGFVTTYFVGIDDNRQLQRADSIEETSL from the exons ATGGACGTGGGTCTGGTCACTCGTGCATCCTTGAATTCTCTGCACATGGGCGATGGCCGAATCGTCTCCCCGAATAGCCTCGACGAGTGGACCTGCTCCAGTTTGCGA AAACAGTTCAAATACAAGGGCCTAGAGAAGCTATTCACGGTTTACCAAAGGAGGATTCAGTATGGTTATCTGTCGCTCTTCGTACTCTTGCAATTGGCCCTCGGAATCACGTATTGTTTGATTCTAGTTACAATG GTCAGCATAGAGAATTGTGTGCCGGATGTGGTGATCTGCAGTCTGGTGAGCGCGCTACTATGCCCGCTAATCGCGATCTCGTTCAGGTCGAAAATTATCGCTAGGAACACCTATTTACCGGTCATGTTGTCCTGCTTGATCGTAGTGCTACTGGTAGTCGGTGACTTGGCCGTTCCCTTGTACTACACCCTCCTCTATAACGACGACATACCACCGATAAG aCCTGCGTACGCGACTCACGCGCTCCTGGCGTGTTACGTTTTCCTGCCTCTTACGGAGAATTTACACGCTTTCGTACTCGGGATCACGGCTACCATATGTTACCTAGCCGCTCTCTTGTTAATCACTTACAGAAACACATTCGATTATAGCACAAAG atcATTACAGACACTATATACTTTGCTTGCGTAAATGGTCTCGGTTTGTACTTCAGATTTATGAATGAAATTGTTATCAGACGATCGTTCCTAGATCACCGCAAATGTGTGGAATCGACACTGCGGTTGAATTATGAGAAAGATCAGGAA GAGCAACTTACGCGGAGTATATTGCCTCAACATATAGCTGCaaagataaagaaagatttTAGGGACATTTTTAGATTTATAGAAGAACATAAAAAACCTCCTCCCAAAGGACGTCCTCATAA tgattTATGCGTCGAAACGCACAACAACGTAAGCATTTTATATGCTGACGTGGTGAATTTTTCCGGACTAACCGTGACATTGCCCGTACGAAAATTAGTAGAGACATTGAACGATTTGTTCGGTAGTTTTGATGAGGCTTCCGAAAGGCATAATGTTCTACGTATCAAATTCTTAGGTGACTGTTACTATTGCGTAAGCGGGGTACCAACTCCGAATTCTCAGCATGCAAAGAACTGCGTAGATTTAg GCCTTGATATGATAAAGATCATCAAAGATGTGAGAGCAAAAGTACGTCGCGAGAGCGGTGTGGATGTAAATATGAGAATAGGAGTTCACTCGGGCAACATAATATCGGGAATCCTGGGTAACAACAAGTGGCAGTATGATGTCTGGTCACGCGACGTCGTTATAGCTAACAAAATGGAGCAAACAGGAAAACCCGGAAAGGTTCATGTTACACAGCAAACATTGGACCTCGTGAACGCTAACGAATACGATTGCGTTCCGGTGGAATCCTTGAATGACGAGGTTCTCAAGAAATACGGAATTCGAAGTTACTTGATAACACCTTCGACTCCAGACCCTCCGTCTACGCAG AACAGCGAGAACACCTTGACAGTCATGACTCCAAGCacccccccggtgtccaacaaGCATTACGTGAGATTCTACGTACGAAGCAGCGTTACTAACGCTGCCTCGAGAAGCAGTAGACGGCTTACTGCTACTATAAATAATCACGTTGATATGTTCGCCGGCTCTTGCAGACGACGTACACACTTTATGGACTCCTGTTTGCGAGATTATCATCTGATGCTCAAAGCCGCAGATGCGGAGATGGAGAATGCTATTAAGAAAATGCCTCTCACCAAGTGGAA GCAATGGTGCAAATGGGAAGAGATAAAtccaatatttttaacatttcaacAATGGAATTGGGAGATACCGTTTCTGAAAGAACCAGACCcacttttcaaattttatatcggTTCCGCTGTTTTCGTTCTGATTTTTATGGGACTCATTTACCTGGTGCCTACATTTTCGCTTTCTAA GTGGCATTTGAGCACAACGATTAGTTACGCGACGGCGATATTATTTTTGATTGCTTTACTGCCGATAGCTTGGATGCACTTCGCTTGGAACCGATATAAGGACCCACATGATGAACATGAAGGACATATACCGCATCCTCGCAATAAATTATTGTGTTTTCTATATCAAACTAGCATAAAG GTTGTTTGGAGTGCATTCCTCAGGACAGTGCTATACTTGGTAATAACGATAATGCTAGCAACGTGCGCTATGTTTGACATGATT TTTGAATGCAAAAATGTGAATGAGCTTGCAAGTAATAATATAACATCCAGCGTGTTGGATCCTGATGGTATGAAACTTGATTGCGTGGCTACACCTTGG CAAATGACGCAAACTTGCTCCTTGGCAATTCTGACAAGCTTTCTGTTTTTGAGACTCCATTATATCCTAAAGTTAGTAATAGGCATCAtagtagtaatattttattcgtggAATGTTTGGGTGTATCGTTCAAATTTATTTCAG TCAGGCGAAAGATGGAATCCATATTTAGAACCAAGACTGGCTCACATTTTAAGCATAGTTTTCCTTGCCTTTTCGTTGCATCTCATAGATCGTCAG GCAGAATATCTGAGCAGATTGGACTACTTATGGAAACGTCAATTGACCAAGGAACAAGATGAAGCATTCCATACGAGGAACGCTAATAAACTTCTACTCCGTAATATTTTACCAGAACATGTTG CGGAGTTCTATTTGAACATGAACAGAACAGAAGAAAACGAGCCCTATCACGAAGCTCATAATAACGTGGCCGTCATGTTTGCTTCATTAACGGATGTATCCATTGATGGAAGTAATACTCTGGCAGATCTAAATGAGATCATATGTGAATTtgacaaattattatttgagCCATGCTATGTTTGTCGAATTGAAAAAATCAAAATTGCTG GTACCACCTATATGGCAGCTTGTGGATTAGAAGCCGGTCGACGAGATTCGATGCGTAGCACAGTAAGCGAGGAAAATTTCAACGACAATGTGGTAAAAGTTATGGCTCAGTTCGCAGCCGAGATGATGGCAGTACTAGATAAATTGAAGAGGAAATCTTTTTACACATCGAAACCTTATAG ATTAAGAATTGGAATATCACATGGCGAAGTAACAGCAGGAGTAGTAGGCGCTCAAAAGCCATTGTATGATATCTGGGGTGATGCTGTGAACATGGCATCGAGAATGGATACGACAGGTGTTCCAGGAAAAATACAG GTTACGGCAGAGACTGCAGCTGTTCTTGAACAGCAAGATGTTAAGTGTCACCTTCGAGGAGAAACGTATGTCAAACCGAAAGGATTCGTTACAACATACTTTGTTGGTATCGACGATAACCGACAACTTCAAAGAGCGGATTCTATCGAGGAGACTAGTCTGTGA